The following DNA comes from Candidatus Methylacidiphilum fumarolicum.
AGTCCTTGATGCTGCGGCAAAAACCACCTACTTGCCATTGGAATGGCGACAGCAAAACTTGCTCCAGCAACTCCAAGAAGGATACCAATGAAATATATTTCTTTAAGAGTATGGGCAAATGCAAAACCCCAGACGAGAGGGATAAACGAAACTCCCATGGCAATAAGAGCCGTTTTTTTCCCTCCAAAGCCTGATTCAGCTATTCCCAAGGCAATTCGTAAACTGCTCCCTGAAAGAATAGGTAAAGCCACCATAATCCCTTTTTCAACCGGTGTCAGCTTTAATTCATCTGCTATAAAGGTCCCCACGGCCCCTAGAATTACCCATATGGCAAAACTGATGTCGAAATAGAAAAATGAAGAACAAAGGGTCAAAAGGCTTTGTTTATTGACAAAGATATTGGAAAAAAAGGGCTTTTTCATGAGAGATATTACGTAAGGCTATCGTTGTTTGAAGCCATGGGGATTTTTATAAAAATCTGCTGGTTTTTTACAAAGGCAGGATACACTTTAATTCGAAACTTTTCAGAGATTGTGCAGTTGCCCGTTTCAAAAGAAAAAGGGTAAGCATGTAGTGGACAAATGAAGGTCTTTTCATCATAGAGAGCTTCAGCAATTGGCCCTCCTTGATGTGGGCATTTGCCTTCAACTGCCCATATTTTTCCCGAACGGGTTTTAAAGAGGGCAATTTTTATCTTTCCAATTCGAAAGCATCTACCTATGCCACTGACCAGTTCGTTGAGGTGACACACTTGATAGACCCTCTCATTATCCAGCATATTGCCATTCATTATTCGTTCTCCTTTTAGGATTTTAGGAAATGGGATTGGGACAGCTTGTTTCAGAAGCAAATTGATAAGGAAATTCTTCCTGTTGCGCAGCTTTCCAAGGATCCTCGTAGGCTGCTATCGCCTGTTCTATTTCTCTGTCCAACCTGTTTTTTTCGGCTTCAGGAGCTGAGAGTATTGCAGTTCTTATTGCTTCGATTCCCAGTCGTTCAACAAAACTATAGCTCCTTTCTGCATATTTTGCGTTTTCTCGATAGTATTGAATGAACCGACCAATACATAAAAGCGCTTCCTCATGATCCTTAGCGATTGTGAGAAGATCTCCAGCTCTAACCCTTGACCCAGCAGCTCCTCCAATATAAATTTCCCAGCCTGTTCCAATAGCTACAACCCCAATGTCTTTGACAGTGGCTTCTGCACAGTTCCTCGAACAACCACTTACGGCAAGCTTGAGCTTCGCTGGAGCTTCTATTCCCTGAAATCTCTTTTCAATTGCTATCCCAAGCTTAGTAGAATCGCCTACACCAAATCGGCAAAATTCGATTCCTACACAGGTCTTGCAGGTTCTGAAAGCTTTCGTATAGGCATGACCGCAATTCATTCCCAGCTCTTTCCATACCAAAGGCAGTTGCTCTTTTTTTAGCCCAAGCATGTCTATTCTTTGGCCTCCTGTAATTTTTATCATGGGGATCTTGTATTTTTCGGAGACATCAGCAATTTTTCGTAGTTGTTCAGGAGTGGTGATGCCTCCATAGATTCGGGGAACTACCGAATAGGTCCCATCTTTTTGGATATTTGCATGAACTCGGTCATTGATGAATCTCGCATCTGGTTCTTCTTTGTATGATTTACCCCAGATAGTTCTTAAAAGGCTGGCTAATGCCGGTTTGCAGGCAGCTTCTTCTTTTCCTCCTGCTAGTTGCTGAAAGACAGCTGAAACACTTCGTAGTTGTCTTTTTTTAATCTCTTCGATCAGTTCCCTTTTTCTCAAAGGAATGCAAGGTACATAATAATGAATGGAAGGATCATCAGAAATTGACTTTTGAGTTGTTTTTTCAAAAAGTCTTTGCACAAGACCTTTGCAACTGCCACATCCAGTTCCAGCTCGACTGATGGTCATAACTTCTTTGAGGGTAGAAGAGCCTTTCTGAATAGCTTGTAGAATTTCTTTTTTC
Coding sequences within:
- a CDS encoding Rieske (2Fe-2S) protein, with amino-acid sequence MNGNMLDNERVYQVCHLNELVSGIGRCFRIGKIKIALFKTRSGKIWAVEGKCPHQGGPIAEALYDEKTFICPLHAYPFSFETGNCTISEKFRIKVYPAFVKNQQIFIKIPMASNNDSLT